The genomic DNA CGCTCCATGCGGACGATCTCCGGCAGAGCGACCACGAAACGTCCGCCGTGGGAATCGCAGGAAAGCGCCTGTTCTTCGATGAACGCGTCGAGGGCGCTCTCGACACGGACCCGGCTGTCCAGGGCATCCATGACGAGCAGCAGATTGGCCTGATCCACCAGATCCTCGTATTCGATCCAGCAGTGACCATTGTCCAGGGCTTCACGGACGCAGAAATTCAACCCGGCGCGGATACGAGGGGTGTGGTCCTTGGGGGTACCCAGCTTGCGGGCGATCTTGTCGACCTTCTTGAAGCCGAATCCCCGGATCTCCCGAATGAGGATATACGGGTCTTCCTTCAGAATATCGAGGCAGTTGCCGCCCAGTCTTTCGGCCAGAGTGGTGACCTGATGATGGGTCAGTCCGAATGCCGACAACCAGGCCATGACGGCGTTGACGCTGCGGTTCTTCAACCATTCGTCACGCAGCCGCCGGGCAGCATCCAAGGGCAGCCGGGCTTTGAGCGCGATGCGCTCGGGGTCATTCAGAAGGGTTTCTTCAAAGGCGTCGCCGAAACTCTCGACGATCAATCTGGCCTTGGCCGGACCAATGCCCTTGATCTCCGGATGGTTGGCCAGATAGTGGATCAGCCCCTCCGGATCGAGTTCTAGGTCGTGCTCCATCCCGTCGACCTTGAACTGACGGCCGTATTTGGGATGGGTGGCCCACGACCCGAGCAGGACCACAGGCTGATTTTCCCGGGCGAACAAATTGCCCGCGAACTGGACTTCCTCACCGGTCGGGGTGAGCAGTCGGCCTGCGGAGAACTTGGGTCCGGCATAGTAAACGCGCTCTATTCTTCCCCGGAGTCGCGCCGGGTTACTCTCATTTCTTTTTGGCATCTCGCGATCCTCCGGTGAAAACGTGTCAGGTACTCCTCGACAAAACGGCAGGCGGCCTGCCGGTCCGAGCAGAAGTAGACGGGGACACCGAAGTCGACGACGATGGAGGCGACCGTTCCGATCAGCGCATGCGGGTGGGCATCGCTGCGGTAGCGGCCATCGACCAGATCGCGAAAGTTGCATTCGACAACCACGCAGGCGGATTCGTAAGCTGAGAGCTTTTCCAACTCGCGGTGAAACCGCTTTCGCCCCCGGATGACGGTGGAGACGAAATCCGTCAGGGATTTACGCTCCACCGCCACCCGTTCCTCGAGGCCGACCAGTGAGTAATCACCGGCGGGCAGCGCCTTGCGAACCGCCGAAACCTTGTCGCTATCGAAGCTGTAGGGCTCCTGTTCGCGGGTGTCGACGACAACGGTGATCCGGTCCATCATCAGAACGGCATCATGTCGTCCATCGCCGCGCCGGGAGCCCCGGCATCGTCGGCCATGACAATGCGACGGTTGAAGTAGATGTTCTCGTTTTCACCGCGAGTGCGCTTGGTCACCTCCAGCTTGATGTTGAGAAGCTGCTCGAGGTGGCCCGGCAGGTCGGAGAGCTTCTGAAGCTGCAGCCCGCAGGTGTAGAGGTCCTGCTTGAGCCACTTGATGTTCTCGTTGCTGGCCATGACGTTGTTGCGCCAGAGCAGACGGCCCTTGAGGGTCGGCGCGAGAATGCGCAGGGTCCACTTGAGCATGGGATTGCCCGAGGTCTGGGCGCGAGTCAGTTCGACCCGGTCAACGTTGACCTGATACTTGCCGTCGGGAACGGCTTCGAACTCACGCTCCTCGACTTCGGCGGTTTCGAAGGCGTCGTCGAACTGCGCCAGGTCGAGGTTGCTGTTGGATTGGTTTTCGTAGTGTTCCATGGTCGGATCTCCTTACTGTTGGGGTTTCGCCGCCGCACTCGCGGTCGGCTCCGGCTTCGGCCGGGCGGCACTCGCCGCAGCTCCGGCTGCCGTGTTGTTGAACGCTTTCATGAAGCTCGGAAAATCGAGGGGGATGATTTCGGGGAGTCGGCCGGTGCGGTCACCGGCGTCGTAATTGGGACTGGGTTTGGTGCGCATCACGCGCTGCCAGACCGGCTTGCCGTCTTCGCCGGTTTTCATGTCCAGGTCGCAGAACAGGATCAGGTCCACCAGACCGGTGACCAGCTTCCGCGCCTTCTCCGGTAGCGTCGGCACGATGCGGGTGTGTTTGCCGGTCCGGGTCTCGATGTCCCGCTCCTGGGAGTGGGAGATCAGGATCAGCCCATAGGGCAGGAAGGCGAGCTTGTTGATGACGCGCTGGAACTCGTTGTTGATCAGCGCGTAGCCCTTGCCGTAGCCCAGGTCGGATTCGTGCTCGATCTTGAATTTCTTGCAGACGTAGTCCGAGCACATCTTGTAGGCGTTATCCACCGTGTCGACGACAATGGTCTTGAACTCGTGCTTGCCCTCGGCGATTTCGGCGCAGGCCTGCAGAAGGTCGTCCCAGCAGGTGATCGGGGTCTGGA from Pseudodesulfovibrio thermohalotolerans includes the following:
- a CDS encoding ERCC4 domain-containing protein; the protein is MMDRITVVVDTREQEPYSFDSDKVSAVRKALPAGDYSLVGLEERVAVERKSLTDFVSTVIRGRKRFHRELEKLSAYESACVVVECNFRDLVDGRYRSDAHPHALIGTVASIVVDFGVPVYFCSDRQAACRFVEEYLTRFHRRIARCQKEMRVTRRDSGEE
- a CDS encoding DUF669 domain-containing protein, translated to MEHYENQSNSNLDLAQFDDAFETAEVEEREFEAVPDGKYQVNVDRVELTRAQTSGNPMLKWTLRILAPTLKGRLLWRNNVMASNENIKWLKQDLYTCGLQLQKLSDLPGHLEQLLNIKLEVTKRTRGENENIYFNRRIVMADDAGAPGAAMDDMMPF
- a CDS encoding ATP-binding protein is translated as MLPKTKSKPKHTLSDLTALVYGPSKIGKSTWCSKADDALFLATEPGLNALEVFQTPITCWDDLLQACAEIAEGKHEFKTIVVDTVDNAYKMCSDYVCKKFKIEHESDLGYGKGYALINNEFQRVINKLAFLPYGLILISHSQERDIETRTGKHTRIVPTLPEKARKLVTGLVDLILFCDLDMKTGEDGKPVWQRVMRTKPSPNYDAGDRTGRLPEIIPLDFPSFMKAFNNTAAGAAASAARPKPEPTASAAAKPQQ